The DNA window ACAGCCCTCAAGGCCCCGAAGGTAGATAGCAGCGCGCACCTGGAGGCGCCCGGGCTCTCCGCCCCCGTCAGCATCGGTTGTCTTggcctctccccttccctgggcTCTAGGGGGCTCCCTCGCTCTCATCTCCATCCCTGTGCCCCTCTCCGTTGCAGTTGGCTTGGATGCGGCTGGAAAGACCACAATCCTGTACAAACTGAAGTTGGGGGAGATTGTCACCACCATTCCCACCATAGGTGAGTTCGGAGGCGAGGCCGGGAGGAGAGGGAGCGCGGCAGGGTCCCTTCCAACGATCTGCTCCGTATTCTGTCCCAGGCCTTTATCTGCCGGGAACTGACCCTGAAATCGAATCCTGCTACCTGAGAAGTGGGTCAGGGTATCTCTATGTGCGGGATGGATGTGACCTAGCGCCGCCCGGCCTGTGGACTGTCGGGCCTCTTGGGGTTCTTTTCCCTGGGGCCTCGATCGTTGCCTTCTGGTTTTGTGTCCCTCCTGAATCCACTTAGTGTTAATGAGTTCCTTCCTTTCAGGACTTTTGCCTCATATGTTGTACAATTATCTGCAGGCTtcaatgtggaaacagtggaataCAAGAACATCTGTTTCACAGTCTGGGACGTGGGAGGCCAGGACAAGATTCGGCCTCTGTGGCGGCACTACTTCCAGAACACTCAGGTTGGGGCTACTCCACCCCCAGGGAAAGAGATGTTAGGGTTAGGAAGGCTGAGGTGTTGGCCCTAAGCCAGGAAAAAACCCTTACAGCCTCTCACCCTCATTTGTAGGCGAGCCTCTTCAGATTGCCCTTATCCTTTTGAGACTTAGCCAGCCACCTTCCGCTTCTCCTTAGAAGCAGAGTTCTGAATCCAAGCTGCCTGATTTAGGGCTCATCACATGCCTTTCCCTGTTGCCTTGCACATCTTTTTGCTAGACCGCTTGCCTGAGGGCAGAGGCTGCATCCGTTGCAGGATGTCTCCAGTTTGTGCTAGGATAACTGCAGATCGTTATGGAATGAGCAGGCTTACTAGATGAGCAAGCTTTCCACACAATTAAAGACAGGCAGAAAAGCAAAGGGTCCAGAGGAGGATGTGTGTGTCCCAGACTCGGGAGATAGCtcctccttcctgtcttcctttgCACCCAGGGCCTCATCTTTGTGGTGGACAGTAATGATCGAGAGCGGGTCCAAGAATCTGCTGacgaactccagaagatggtgagcACCCGGAGCCCCGGGGAAGAGAAGTCTCATGCGGGTGTGAGAGTCAGAAAGTGCCTCACGGGCCGCGAACGTACCTTTCTCTTTGTGGGCACAGTCACTAGAAGTAACTCACCCTGTTTTGAATCGGGGTCAGGTAGAAAGTATTAGACTGACTTTTCCCTTGAATTTTCTCTCGTGTCTTTACAGCTGAGTCTGAgattgtggggaggggagagttATACCAGGTGGAAGGAAACATCCTCCTACATTCTTGTTTTGCCATTTGGAAATGTCATCTTGACTAGGGCAAGTAGTCTAATTAGAAAAAGACCCTTGCTGGACTTAAGCAGTTGGTAACTGTCTGTCTTGTGTTCAGTAGATGACACAGTATTCTGTTCTTCCCACAAATATGCTAGAAGGTAGAAGGGCGAGGGGGCTCCCATGCACAGCTGCGTTCCACCCACCCCCTTCACCTCCCCCAGCTGCAGGAGGACGAACTGCGGGATGCAGTGCTGCTGGTGTTTGCCAACAAGCAGGACATGCCCAACGCCATGCCCGTGAGCGAGCTGACCGACAAGCTGGGGCTACAGCACTTGCGAAGCCGCACGGTGAGGGCCCGCCTGGCCCCAGGAAGCCCCAGGCCTGGCAGGAAGCAAAGGCATCTTTTTTGTCCCTGCCGCTGACctctttctttccccctccccacagtggtACGTCCAGGCCACCTGTGCCACCCAGGGCACAGGCTTGTACGACGGGCTGGACTGGCTGTCGCACGAGCTGTCAAAGCGCTAGCCAACCAGGGGCCGGCCCCTGCTGCCCAGAAGCTCCCGCGTGCATCATCCTGGGAGGACCAGACTCCCGGACTCCTCAGGCAGTGCCCttccctcccagctcctcctcccccGCAGACACAGGCCACTGCTCCTGCCTGCATGCTCTGTCTCTTTTGGGAGCCTGGAGCCCCGCTCTCTGGGCACGGAGGGATCTGATCTCCTGTCCACTGGGACCTGTGTAAAGGGGTTTCCAGGGCCAAGGCCCCTTCTTCCAGAAGAGGAGCAGGGATCCgggtttagttttttttcttccgTTTCGGGTGTCCCCTTTGGGCCAGGTGGGAAGGGGAGGTGAGGGCTCCAGGTGGTGCTATGATGTGGCACTGGATATTGAGTAATAAATTTGCTGTGGTTTGTACTCCGTGTTGTGTGTAGCCTACaagtggggggctggggggctgggttACTGGCTGCAAAGATAATATGGTCATGGCGGGGCCAGGGCTCAAAGTTgctagggctcccctggtggctcagcggtaaagaatccacctgctaggagacacaggctcaatccctgggacgggaagatcccctggaggaaggacatggcaacccactccagttttcttgcctgtgaaatcccatggacagaggagtctggcaggctgcaggccatggggtctcgagagtcggacacgactgagactaaACGACAACGATAGCAAAGCAGCTAAGGCTGCCAAGCCAATCCCTTACCCCAAGTGCGCACACAACCTTACCCTCATCTGGCTCAGCTTCTCCCTCCTTACTCAAGACGAGAAGTATTTGGGGCCTCCAGTGGAGGAAATTCCATTCCTTCCCCAATTCCAAGGGGCCTTTGCTGCGGGTAACAGGCTCTACCTTCATGGGTTCGTAAACCACCTGACTCCCATTTCCCATCCACCTCCCAGCTgcttagagcagtggttcttaatGATGACTATGCACATTGAAACGAGGCAGGGGGGATATTAAGAATAAGGGCCCTGAGGCACACTTCTGAAAGTGATTCTTCAGGACTGGTCTGAGACCCAAGAATCTGCATCTCTAAAGTTAACCAGGTGATTCTGTCGCTCAGAGTCTATTGGCCTTATTTTATAAAACcttggtagggcttccctggtggctcagatggtaaagaatccacctgcaatgcgggaggcctgggttcgatcctgacgatccctgggtcaggatctaGTGACTTAAGCGCAGGCAGGGTctggggagggcttcccaggtggcgctagtggtaaagaacacacccaccagtgcaggagatgttaagagacatggattccatccttgggtcgggaagatcccctcgaggagggcttagcaacccactctagtattcctgcctggagaatccccatggacagaggagcccggtgggctatagtccgtagtCAGGGCTATAGTCAGGActaagggactgagcatgcacacagcgCATGGGGATTATAGTCCCTTACTGTGCACCACTGCAGCTCTTTCTACCTGGGGAGACTCCACCTACAGGGAACAGGAAGATACATGTACAGGATCAAGTGTGTAGAGTATTCTCCAAGTGTGGTTCACTCTGCCTTTTTCCCTTTGCATTCCAGCAAAGCTCAACAAACCCACCATCAccacttctgtttcttttgacCTTTCTCCCTTCTTATTTCACGTTGCCGATTTCTCCAGGTGCCGGTTTTCTCCATGAGCTTTGGAGGCAGTGGGTTCTGGAGGCTCTCGGCCAGTAGAGACTGGTGAGGGAGGGGCTGGTATCTTTAAGGGCAACCTGGCTGGCTGCCAGCAGCAGCACCCTTGGGGACTGAGGAGGGTGCCCTGTGCCCATCCCAACCTGGGCCATTCTCCTTACCCTGCCCACAAGCCAGCCATTTCTGATAAGCATGAGTAATCTGACCCTTGATGAGTATCTAGGGTTTCCTTACACTCGCTGAAAAGTATCTCCTGAGACCATTTGGCCTCATCCACCCAAGAGCCGTAAAAGTTAATAGATTTTTCTTGGATATCTTGAATTCTAAAAACACTTGAGCCCCAAGGGAGCCAGGAAGAATCCACTTCCTAGAAAGGAAAGAGATTGATTTCTATCCTGTGATTAAAATGAGGCACACAAGTGAAGAGGGAAGAGACTTGCCTGAAATCACACGTGGTCGCTGGCCCACGCTGAGTTCTGAATCCCAGACTGAGCTACCTGATGCCTGGAGGGATGCGGGGAGGCGAGTGCCAGAGGCTCTGGACCCACTTCCTCTGGATTGATGCTGCTGGGCAGTGCCCTTTCCCCTCTGGTGGGACAAGGTGCAGCCCCCACAGTCACAATGCTCCCGGGTCACAGAGGCACTGGGCCCTGGGCCAGCCTCTGCCTGGAAAGTTTACTCTGGGAACATCTTCCGGTGGGTACTAAGAGCCTGATTCCAGGCCCTATGGCCTGTGGAACCTCACCACTGGGGGGAAGGCTGGGCCGGACTGAGTCATCACCTGTGGGGCTGGCCCCATGGAGGAGGTGGAGTGGACGCCAAGACAACCCAGGGCCGAGGACCTAAGGGTTGGGCTCATCAGCTGGGCAGGATCCTACCTCAGTTATCAACCATATAAGAATACGGTCACAGCTACGGCAAAGGGCTTGGGCCGGAGACAGGTAACAGAGCAAACCTGCACTGGAACCCTTTTTCCTGGTAGCCAAgctgtatgagtgtgtgtgtgtgtgcgtgtgtgtgtgtgtgtgcacgcgtggaTATATTTTCAACCTAATCACTTTTCTAGCCTCTGCCATGGAGAGGGCAAGCCAGGCTTTTGCTCACAGGCCTCCATTGCGCCATCTCCCTCTCTCTAAACCTGGCGCACATGGTGAAGCCTCAGCCCTGGCTTTGCTACCTTGTCTTGCTCTGGCTGCTCCCCATCCTCTATCCCAGCACAGAAGGGTTGCTTTATCAccaaaaggagaggaggagagccCAAACTAGAAGGCAGGATTGCAGGCGTCTGGGAAGGTTGGGCCAGTGGAGTTACTGCAAATTCTACGTCTTGGTTGTAATTTGAGAATGGGCTCCTCTAGAAGCCACTGGAGAGCtggtcctcattttacagagtgCTGTAGGCACTTCTGGGATGGTGCTAGAGAGAGACAGTAACAAGCTCCTCTTGCTTGTAACAAAGCTGATCACAGCTGAAACAGACAATTGCATCTCGACTGTCTGTGCTCCCATCCTCATCCCTGGAACCCGTGGCTTGCCTGTCAGAggtcttgcttttctctttccgtGTTGGAAAAGTGGTTCTGGTGGGTGGATGGATTGGCTATTTGTGCTGTCCAGGGGAAAtagtgagaaaagagagaagaaagacttAACCCAAAGCTTTTATTGGAAAATTAGGTATTTAAGGAAGTGATCAAGGAAGAGAGAGGGGGTTTTACCTTCCATTACCTGGAGGAGGTGGTTACCTACAGTGTCTCTTGGGATCTTGAGAAGTCCTTTGGCTCCAGTGGTGGAAGTGCCCTGAGATCTTTTTATTACCGCTGGACGAGGGGCTAGAAGAGAGGACAGTTAGGAGACCTATGTGGAAGGAAGGTGGTTGATCTCAGTGAAGGTCCTGGAGTGATGCCAGGGGTGATGGTTATAGGGCTCCTCGGTCTAGCCTCTTTGCAGAACTAAtatccctcttctccctcccgaTGCCTCCAGACCTGGGAGATCCTAGTGAGCAATGAGCATGACACACAGGCTGTGGTACGACTAAGAAGCTTGCAGGGTCTCTACCTTCTGTGCGAGGCAGACGGTTCTCTGTGCTACGGGCGGCCAAGGACAAGCCATCACGGGTGCTTCCTCATCCGTTTCCACCGCAATGGCCAATGGACCCTCC is part of the Ovis aries strain OAR_USU_Benz2616 breed Rambouillet chromosome 4, ARS-UI_Ramb_v3.0, whole genome shotgun sequence genome and encodes:
- the ARF5 gene encoding ADP-ribosylation factor 5, translating into MGLTVSALFSRIFGKKQMRILMVGLDAAGKTTILYKLKLGEIVTTIPTIGFNVETVEYKNICFTVWDVGGQDKIRPLWRHYFQNTQGLIFVVDSNDRERVQESADELQKMLQEDELRDAVLLVFANKQDMPNAMPVSELTDKLGLQHLRSRTWYVQATCATQGTGLYDGLDWLSHELSKR